From the Pseudarthrobacter sp. MM222 genome, one window contains:
- a CDS encoding LacI family DNA-binding transcriptional regulator: MARTTDRAQRGGHAGVSIEDVAAAAGVSTATVSRAVRGLPRVSPATREKILVIAESLGYVASSSASGLATGRTRTIGVLAPFVSRWFFSKAIEGADRELHARQYNLSLFNLGGHGSNRERLFSKTMVYKQIDALLVLCMALSHEEIEHLQKIDIPLIVVGGHVEECPYIGIDDFAAAATAVRHLIGLGHKDIALLHGDDETDLNFDVPRVRIKAFQEMMAEARLAVRPEWDEWGDFTVRSGQDAFNRLWDRPGPKPTAIFCASDEMAMGVIFEANRVGVRVPEDLSVIGIDDHDFSEAMGLTTVGQRPDEQAELGTKMLLDELDGTAGAVRSTVAPHRLIVRRTTAPPRSGS, translated from the coding sequence GTGGCACGGACAACAGACAGAGCGCAGCGCGGCGGCCATGCCGGCGTCAGTATCGAGGACGTCGCCGCCGCGGCCGGAGTTTCCACCGCCACAGTGTCCCGGGCCGTCCGGGGCTTGCCGAGGGTTTCCCCGGCCACCCGGGAAAAGATCCTGGTCATCGCGGAATCCCTGGGCTACGTGGCGTCGTCGTCCGCGTCGGGACTGGCCACCGGACGGACCCGGACCATCGGTGTGCTGGCGCCGTTCGTCAGCCGCTGGTTCTTCTCCAAGGCAATCGAGGGTGCGGACCGGGAACTGCACGCGCGCCAGTACAACCTCTCCCTGTTCAACCTCGGCGGCCACGGAAGCAACCGCGAGCGGCTCTTCAGCAAGACCATGGTGTACAAACAGATCGATGCGCTGCTGGTCCTTTGTATGGCCCTGTCGCATGAGGAGATTGAGCACCTCCAGAAGATCGACATCCCCCTCATTGTGGTGGGCGGCCACGTGGAGGAATGCCCCTACATCGGCATTGACGACTTTGCGGCCGCCGCAACGGCGGTGCGCCACCTCATTGGTCTCGGGCACAAGGACATTGCCTTGCTGCACGGCGACGACGAGACCGACCTGAACTTCGACGTTCCGCGGGTCCGGATCAAGGCATTCCAGGAAATGATGGCGGAAGCGCGGCTGGCTGTGCGTCCGGAGTGGGACGAGTGGGGCGACTTCACCGTCCGCAGCGGCCAGGACGCGTTTAACCGGCTCTGGGACCGCCCCGGCCCGAAGCCGACAGCAATCTTCTGCGCTTCCGACGAGATGGCCATGGGAGTGATCTTCGAGGCGAACCGCGTCGGGGTCCGGGTCCCGGAGGACTTGTCCGTGATCGGGATTGACGACCACGACTTCTCGGAAGCCATGGGACTTACGACGGTAGGGCAGCGCCCCGATGAACAGGCCGAACTGGGGACGAAAATGCTGCTGGACGAACTTGACGGGACGGCCGGAGCGGTCCGCTCCACCGTAGCGCCGCACCGGCTGATTGTCCGGCGGACGACGGCGCCGCCACGGTCCGGTTCCTAG
- a CDS encoding exodeoxyribonuclease III: MKIATWNVNSLRARADRVEAWLQRTDCDVLAIQETKCKDDNFPWELFESMGYEVAHYGVSQWNGVAIASRVGLADVERTFIDQPVFGKSGKDAVQEARAIGATCGGIRVWSLYVPNGRALDDEHMPYKLDWLDKLRMHAEGLVKSDPESQIALMGDWNIAPQDDDVWDIDLFRTGGFTHVSPPERAAFHAFEDAGFQDVVRPHTPGPGVYTYWDYTQLRFPKKEGMRIDFVLASPALAARVTGAAIDREERKGKGASDHAPVIVELSD; this comes from the coding sequence GTGAAGATTGCTACCTGGAATGTGAACTCCCTCCGTGCCCGTGCCGACCGCGTGGAGGCTTGGCTTCAGCGCACCGACTGTGACGTCCTGGCCATCCAAGAAACCAAGTGCAAGGACGACAACTTCCCGTGGGAGCTCTTCGAGAGCATGGGCTATGAGGTGGCGCACTACGGCGTGAGCCAGTGGAACGGCGTCGCGATTGCTTCCCGGGTGGGCCTTGCCGACGTCGAACGGACCTTCATCGACCAGCCGGTCTTCGGCAAGAGCGGCAAGGACGCCGTTCAGGAGGCTCGGGCCATTGGTGCCACCTGCGGCGGCATCCGGGTTTGGAGCCTTTACGTGCCCAACGGCCGCGCCCTCGACGACGAGCACATGCCCTACAAACTGGACTGGCTGGACAAGCTGAGGATGCATGCCGAGGGCTTGGTCAAGAGCGACCCGGAATCGCAGATTGCTTTGATGGGCGACTGGAACATCGCCCCGCAGGACGACGACGTCTGGGACATCGACCTTTTCCGCACCGGGGGCTTCACGCACGTCAGCCCGCCCGAGCGGGCCGCCTTCCACGCCTTCGAAGACGCCGGGTTCCAGGACGTCGTGCGTCCGCACACTCCCGGCCCCGGCGTCTACACCTACTGGGACTACACGCAACTGCGGTTCCCGAAAAAGGAAGGCATGCGGATCGACTTCGTCCTGGCCTCCCCAGCCCTTGCCGCGCGCGTCACCGGCGCAGCGATTGACCGCGAGGAGCGCAAAGGCAAGGGCGCCTCGGATCACGCCCCGGTCATCGTCGAGCTGAGCGATTGA
- a CDS encoding CoA-acylating methylmalonate-semialdehyde dehydrogenase, giving the protein MVRELSHYIDGQRVEGTSGRFSDVYDPCTGEVQARLPLASAEEVRNVIASAEKGQLEWDAMNPQRRGRILLKFVDLVNENMDELATLLSSEHGKTFPDAKGDIQRGIEVVEFAAGAPHLLKGEFSDSAGAGIDVHSMRQPLGVVAGITPFNFPAMIPLWKSGPALAAGNSFILKPSERDPSVPLRLAELFTEAGLPDGVFNVVNGDKEAVDALLADPRVQAIGFVGSTPIAQYIYATAAANGKRAQCFGGAKNHMVIMPDADLDMAADALIGAGFGSAGERCMAISVAVPVGRKTADALVAKLQERIADLKVGPSLAADSDFGPVVAPSAKERIEGYIASGVEEGASLVTDGRGLKVEGYDGGFWVGPTLFDNVTKDMKIYREEIFGPVLSVLRAEDYDEALRLCSEHEFGNGVAIFTRDGDAARDFASRVQVGMVGINVPIPVPIAYYTFGGWKASGFGDLNQHGADAFRFYTKTKTVTTRWPSGIRSGSSFIMPEGS; this is encoded by the coding sequence ATGGTGCGCGAACTATCCCACTACATTGACGGCCAGCGCGTGGAGGGCACGTCCGGGCGCTTCAGCGACGTCTACGATCCCTGTACGGGCGAGGTCCAGGCCCGGCTGCCGCTCGCCAGCGCCGAGGAAGTGCGCAACGTGATTGCCAGCGCCGAGAAGGGCCAGCTCGAATGGGACGCGATGAACCCGCAACGGCGGGGGCGGATCCTGCTGAAGTTCGTCGATCTTGTCAACGAGAACATGGACGAACTCGCCACGCTGCTGTCCTCCGAGCACGGCAAGACCTTCCCCGACGCGAAGGGCGACATCCAGCGCGGCATCGAGGTGGTGGAGTTTGCTGCCGGCGCCCCGCACTTGCTCAAGGGCGAATTCTCGGACAGCGCCGGCGCCGGCATCGATGTGCACTCGATGCGCCAGCCCCTCGGCGTCGTCGCGGGCATCACGCCGTTCAACTTCCCGGCCATGATCCCGCTGTGGAAGTCCGGCCCGGCCCTCGCCGCCGGCAACTCCTTCATCCTCAAGCCCTCCGAACGAGACCCTTCCGTGCCGCTCCGCCTGGCCGAGCTGTTCACCGAGGCGGGCCTGCCCGACGGCGTCTTTAACGTGGTCAACGGGGACAAGGAAGCCGTGGATGCGCTGCTGGCGGATCCCCGGGTGCAGGCGATCGGCTTCGTCGGGTCCACCCCGATCGCCCAGTACATCTACGCCACGGCGGCCGCCAACGGAAAACGCGCCCAATGCTTCGGCGGCGCCAAGAACCACATGGTGATCATGCCGGACGCGGACCTGGACATGGCCGCGGATGCCCTCATCGGGGCGGGCTTCGGCTCCGCCGGCGAGCGGTGCATGGCGATTTCCGTGGCGGTGCCCGTCGGCCGGAAGACCGCCGACGCGCTGGTTGCCAAGCTGCAGGAGCGGATTGCGGACCTCAAGGTCGGACCGTCCCTCGCCGCGGACTCGGACTTCGGCCCGGTGGTGGCGCCCTCCGCCAAGGAGCGGATCGAAGGGTACATCGCCTCCGGCGTCGAGGAAGGCGCCAGCCTTGTGACCGACGGCCGCGGGCTCAAGGTCGAGGGCTATGACGGCGGCTTCTGGGTGGGCCCGACGCTCTTTGATAACGTCACGAAGGACATGAAGATCTACCGGGAAGAGATTTTCGGGCCGGTGCTGAGCGTGCTCCGCGCCGAAGACTACGACGAGGCGCTGAGGCTGTGCAGCGAGCACGAATTCGGCAACGGCGTGGCCATCTTCACCCGTGACGGCGACGCCGCCCGGGACTTCGCGAGCCGGGTCCAGGTGGGCATGGTGGGGATCAACGTCCCGATTCCCGTGCCGATTGCGTACTACACGTTCGGCGGCTGGAAGGCATCCGGCTTCGGCGACCTCAACCAGCACGGCGCCGACGCCTTCCGGTTCTACACGAAGACCAAGACCGTCACCACCCGGTGGCCCTCGGGCATCCGTTCCGGCAGCAGTTTCATCATGCCGGAAGGAAGCTGA
- a CDS encoding enoyl-CoA hydratase/isomerase family protein — protein MAEQGVPEESEPAAEVLFDRRGHLGIVTLNRPKAVNALTAGMASAMLNQLTRWADDDAVAAVLVRGAGERGLCAGGDIVAIYRDMLGGGSATADFWAEEYRLNALISAYPKPYVAFMDGLVLGGGVGISAHGLVRIVTQRTRMGMPETTIGFAPDVGGTLLLCRSPGESGTHAALTGAHLSGSDALFLGLADHFVPSGRLSELAAALETEPPEAAVGRFTEHAPPAALAAQSGWIDACYSSDDAEEILRRLRAFGGDAGAEAAEAADTIEAKSPTAVKVTLESLRRVRGLSLEEALEQEYRVGLRFLAGPDFREGIRAQVVDKDRAPRWQPATLAEVSRDDVEAYFAPLGDRELQLSSKEKDIV, from the coding sequence ATGGCGGAGCAGGGCGTCCCGGAGGAGTCCGAGCCCGCCGCTGAGGTCCTGTTCGACCGGCGCGGGCACCTTGGCATCGTCACCCTGAACCGGCCCAAGGCCGTGAATGCGCTGACCGCGGGGATGGCCTCGGCCATGCTGAACCAGCTCACGCGGTGGGCCGACGACGACGCCGTCGCCGCGGTGCTGGTCCGCGGAGCCGGTGAGCGGGGTCTCTGCGCCGGCGGCGACATCGTGGCCATCTACCGGGACATGCTCGGCGGCGGGTCAGCCACGGCGGACTTCTGGGCGGAGGAGTACCGGCTGAACGCCCTCATCTCCGCCTACCCGAAGCCGTATGTGGCGTTCATGGACGGACTGGTGCTCGGCGGCGGCGTGGGGATCTCGGCGCACGGTTTGGTCCGGATCGTCACGCAACGCACCCGGATGGGCATGCCCGAGACCACGATCGGCTTCGCGCCCGACGTCGGCGGCACCCTGCTGCTGTGCCGCTCGCCGGGGGAGTCCGGCACGCACGCGGCGCTGACCGGCGCGCATTTGAGCGGCTCCGACGCGCTGTTCCTGGGGCTGGCGGACCACTTTGTGCCCTCCGGACGCCTGTCCGAACTGGCGGCCGCGCTGGAGACGGAGCCGCCGGAGGCCGCCGTCGGGCGCTTCACGGAGCACGCTCCGCCCGCGGCGCTGGCGGCGCAGAGCGGCTGGATTGACGCCTGCTACTCCAGTGACGACGCAGAGGAGATCCTGCGCCGGCTGCGCGCCTTCGGCGGCGATGCCGGAGCCGAGGCCGCCGAAGCGGCGGACACGATCGAGGCCAAGTCGCCGACCGCCGTGAAAGTCACGCTGGAATCCCTGCGCCGCGTCCGCGGGCTGAGCCTCGAGGAGGCTTTGGAGCAGGAGTACCGGGTGGGGCTGCGCTTCCTGGCCGGACCGGACTTCCGCGAAGGCATCAGGGCCCAGGTGGTGGACAAGGACCGCGCTCCGCGCTGGCAGCCGGCCACGCTCGCGGAGGTCAGCCGCGACGACGTCGAGGCCTACTTCGCGCCGCTGGGCGACCGTGAACTGCAGCTTTCTTCGAAGGAGAAGGACATTGTCTGA
- the mmsB gene encoding 3-hydroxyisobutyrate dehydrogenase, whose product MGGPMAVNLVKAGYTVTGFDVVPAALDAARAHGIPAADTAADAAAGAAVVLTMLPSGQHLLDAYRGTGGQPGLLQTAAPGTLFLDCSTINVDEAREAAALALAAGHRAVDAPVSGGVVGAEAGTLTFMVGALPADFEAVKPMLEVMGKRVVHCGEHGAGQAAKICNNLILGVSMIAVSEAFVLGEKLGLTHQALFDVASAASGQCWALTTNCPVPGPVPTSPANRDYQPGFAGALMAKDLKLALNALESTGVAARVGPLASEIYDTFAAEGGAGRDFSGIITDIRDKSAH is encoded by the coding sequence ATGGGCGGGCCGATGGCCGTCAACCTGGTCAAGGCCGGCTACACGGTGACCGGGTTCGACGTCGTTCCCGCGGCACTGGACGCCGCCCGGGCGCATGGCATTCCAGCAGCGGACACCGCCGCAGATGCCGCCGCCGGAGCCGCCGTCGTGCTGACCATGCTGCCCAGCGGTCAACACCTCCTGGACGCCTACCGCGGCACCGGCGGGCAGCCCGGGCTGCTGCAGACGGCTGCCCCCGGCACGCTGTTCCTGGACTGTTCCACGATCAACGTGGACGAGGCACGCGAGGCTGCCGCACTGGCTCTCGCCGCAGGCCACCGCGCGGTGGACGCGCCGGTTTCCGGCGGCGTCGTGGGGGCCGAAGCGGGCACGCTGACGTTCATGGTCGGGGCGTTGCCGGCGGACTTCGAGGCGGTCAAGCCGATGCTGGAGGTGATGGGAAAGCGCGTGGTCCACTGCGGGGAGCACGGTGCGGGACAGGCTGCGAAGATCTGCAACAACCTGATCCTGGGCGTGTCCATGATCGCCGTCAGCGAGGCGTTCGTGCTCGGCGAGAAACTGGGGCTGACGCATCAGGCTTTGTTCGACGTCGCCTCTGCGGCCTCGGGACAATGCTGGGCGCTGACCACCAACTGCCCGGTACCGGGACCGGTGCCAACGAGCCCGGCCAACCGCGACTACCAGCCCGGATTTGCCGGCGCCCTGATGGCGAAGGACCTCAAGCTGGCGCTTAATGCCCTCGAAAGCACCGGCGTTGCCGCCCGGGTGGGACCCCTTGCCTCCGAAATTTACGATACTTTTGCCGCAGAAGGAGGTGCCGGACGGGACTTCTCCGGCATCATCACCGACATCCGGGACAAGTCCGCGCACTAG